A region from the Corylus avellana chromosome ca7, CavTom2PMs-1.0 genome encodes:
- the LOC132187420 gene encoding transcription factor MYB25-like encodes MSEEEQAKCGGESAGPGDGEGVSGRGKVKGPWSPEEDAVLSSLVRQFGARNWSLIARGIPGRSGKSCRLRWCNQLDPCLKRKPFTDEEDRIIVKAHTIHGNKWAAIAKLLPGRTDNAIKNHWNSTLRRRCTELDRTRVSSEETVSVGVIDPFNTPEGKDVPLLDRPQTCGDKFQTKEGHFVGEERENQGRDIPMVDTPHSCGEKFQTKEGHFVGEARKRPTLPRPVARVSAFSIYNPPSGPTHSVFSRTVPAQGPLVQASKPEFGISKFLEDVYGEPMVPSQCGHGCCADASAGGHSHSSLLGPEFVEYVEAPSFSSHELISIATDLNNIAWIKSGLENNGARMPDITASQRVSEMAAAAPQTGTFEQSTKNDHVCVEEGRNKLIGMMTEMLSTQMPRQTFAVPAEVEGLS; translated from the exons ATGAGCGAAGAAGAGCAAGCCAAATGCGGCGGCGAGTCGGCGGGACCCGGAGACGGCGAGGGCGTGAGCGGGAGGGGGAAAGTGAAGGGACCGTGGTCACCGGAGGAGGACGCCGTGCTGAGTAGTCTTGTGAGGCAGTTCGGGGCCAGAAATTGGAGCCTGATCGCCCGTGGAATCCCCGGCCGCTCCGGCAAGTCGTGCCGCCTCCGATGGTGTAATCAGCTTGACCCCTGTCTCAAGCGCAAGCCCTTCACCG ATGAAGAGGATCGAATTATAGTTAAGGCCCATACGATTCATGGAAACAAATGGGCTGCAATTGCAAAGCTCCTTCCTGGTAGAACAGATAATGCAATCAAGAACCACTGGAATTCTACACTAAGGCGCAGGTGCACAGAGCTTGACAGAACAAGGGTATCTTCAGAAGAAACTGTATCAGTTGGGGTTATCGATCCATTCAATACCCCGGAAGGAAAAGATGTCCCATTGCTTGATAGACCCCAAACGTGTGGAGATAAATTTCAAACGAAGGAGGGTCATTTTGTTGgtgaagaaagagagaatcaAGGAAGAGATATCCCAATGGTGGATACACCCCACTCATGTggagaaaaatttcaaacaaaggAGGGTCATTTTGTTGGTGAAGCGAGAAAGCGCCCTACTCTTCCTCGTCCAGTGGCACGCGTTAGCGCGTTCAGTATTTATAACCCTCCTAGTGGGCCAACCCATTCTGTGTTTTCAAGGACAGTTCCAGCTCAAGGGCCATTGGTCCAAGCTTCCAAACCAGAGTTTGGGATCTCCAAATTCCTTGAAGATGTTTATGGTGAGCCAATGGTTCCTTCACAATGCGGCCATGGCTGCTGTGCAGATGCTAGTGCTGGGGGTCATTCTCATAGCTCGTTGTTGGGGCCTGAGTTTGTTGAATATGTAGAGGCTCCATCTTTTTCTAGTCATGAGTTGATCTCCATAGCTACAGATTTGAACAATATTGCATGGATTAAGAGTGGCCTTGAGAATAATGGCGCCAGAATGCCAGACATCACGGCAAGCCAGAGAGTGTCTGAAATGGCGGCTGCAGCCCCTCAGACAGGAACATTTGAACAGAGTACAAAGAATGACCATGTGTGTGTCGAAGAGGGACGGAACAAGTTAATAGGCATGATGACAGAAATGCTATCCACCCAGATGCCTAGGCAAACATTTGCAGTTCCAGCCGAAGTTGAGGGCTTGAGCTAA
- the LOC132187571 gene encoding uncharacterized protein LOC132187571 produces the protein MRKLCPNYDREDGLDTVLEVPIPEEMFSNKSTNRSWQNMKSWMKPNTEKSHHSMTTVFGSRNAEIQLLLGVVGAPLIPLPIRCDHQPINRNIKDHPIEASMAKYIVQQYIAAVGGEKAISSIESMYAMGKVRMAASEFCAGEGSLNNSKVVKVKSVRHGGGEMGAFVLWQKRPELWCLELVVSGCKISAGSDGKVAWRQTPWHHSHASRGPPRPLRRFLQGLDPMSTANLFSNSVCIGEKAINDEDCFILKLDAKSSTLKARSSSNVEILRHTVWGYFSQRTGLLVQLEDSHLLRIKATGNDSIYWETTMESFIQDYRTIDGVNIAHAGKTSVSLFRFGESPESHSRTRMEEAWSIEEVDFNIKGLSIDCFLPPADLKKEEEGCGVTTNTRLPLKIRSASSKISSSKVVALNVEDSDNIYSDLHEES, from the exons ATGAGGAAGCTCTGCCCCAACTATGATCGTGAGGATGGGCTGGATACGGTTCTGGAGGTCCCAATCCCAGAAGAAATGTTCTCCAACAAGAGCACAAACAGGTCATGGCAAAACATGAAGTCGTGGATGAAGCCAAACACTGAGAAATCGCACCACTCCATGACAACCGTCTTCGGAAGCCGGAACGCCGAGATCCAGCTCTTGCTTGGAGTCGTCGGAGCCCCATTAATCCCTCTTCCTATCCGCTGCGATCACCAGCCCATCAACCGCAACATCAAAGACCATCCTATT GAGGCTTCGATGGCGAAATATATAGTGCAACAGTACATAGCCGCAGTAGGGGGAGAGAAGGCGATAAGTTCGATAGAGAGCATGTACGCGATGGGGAAGGTGAGAATGGCGGCATCGGAGTTCTGCGCAGGAGAAGGGAGCTTGAACAACAGTAAGGTGGTGAAGGTGAAGAGCGTGAGACATGGGGGTGGAGAGATGGGAGCTTTTGTACTGTGGCAGAAACGGCCGGAGCTTTGGTGCTTGGAGCTCGTCGTCTCCGGGTGCAAGATTAGCGCCGGGAGTGACGGCAAGGTGGCTTGGAGGCAGACCCCTTGGCACCACTCTCACGCCTCCCGTGGCCCACCTAGGCCTCTTCGCCGTTTCTTACAG GGTCTTGATCCAATGTCCACAGCAAATTTATTCTCCAATTCTGTCTGCATTGGCGAGAAGGCAATCAACGATGAAGACTGTTTCATTCTAAAACTTGATGCTAAATCCTCAACACTAAAAGCAAGAAGCAGCAGCAACGTGGAAATATTGAGGCACACGGTTTGGGGCTACTTCAGCCAAAGAACAGGCCTCTTGGTCCAACTAGAAGACTCCCACCTCCTCAGAATCAAAGCCACTGGAAATGACAGCATCTATTGGGAGACCACCATGGAGTCATTCATCCAAGACTACCGAACCATCGACGGCGTCAACATCGCACACGCCGGCAAGACCTCGGTTTCTCTGTTCCGGTTCGGCGAGAGCCCGGAAAGCCATTCTAGGACCCGCATGGAAGAGGCTTGGAGCATTGAAGAAGTCGATTTTAACATAAAGGGTTTGTCCATAGATTGCTTCTTGCCTCCTGCTGACctaaagaaagaggaggaaggaTGTGGTGTGACGACTAATACAAGGTTGCCATTAAAGATTCGATCAGCTTCTTCTAAGATTAGTTCCTCTAAGGTAGTTGCTCTCAATGTTGAAGACTCGGACAACATTTACAGTGATCTGCATGAAGAGTCATGA
- the LOC132188815 gene encoding uncharacterized protein LOC132188815 — protein MATVEKSHVVDVEESGRRTSGSGGCDLYSDFGDRSDEEQRCSSGSGNEIVGVSDKESGSSVSECSAEVDLECGVPEIKLHLAKVERDCRICHLSLDATNQESGFPMELGCSCKDDLAAAHKQCAEAWFKIKGNKTCEICGSVARNVAGANEAELMEQWNETNDAAAAVAAAPVNPTETRNFWQGHRFLNFLLACMVFAFVISWLFHFNVPS, from the exons ATGGCAACCGTAGAGAAATCCCATGTTGTTGATGTAGAGGAAAGTGGTCGCCGGACATCCGGTTCCGGCGGCTGTGACCTGTACTCCGATTTCGGCGATCGGTCCGATGAGGAGCAGAGGTGTTCGAGCGGGTCCGGGAACGAGATTGTGGGGGTGTCTGATAAGGAAAGCGGATCCTCTGTGTCAGAGTGTTCTGCGGAGGTGGATCTGGAATGTGGGGTACCAGAGATTAAGCTACATTTGGCAAAAGTTGAGAGGGATTGTAGAATTTGTCATCTGAGCTTGGATGCAACCAATCAGGAATCTGGGTTTCCCATGGAGTTGGGATGTTCTTGTAAGGATGATTTGGCTGCTGCCCACAAGCAGTGTGCTGAGGCTTGGTTCAAGATCAAGGGAAACAA GACCTGTGAGATCTGTGGATCAGTTGCACGCAATGTTGCTGGTGCAAATGAGGCTGAGTTGATGGAGCAGTGGAACGAGACAAATGACGCAGCAGCAGCAGTAGCAGCAGCACCCGTGAACCCAACAGAGACTCGAAACTTCTGGCAGGGTCACCGGTTTCTGAATTTTCTGCTTGCTTGTATGGTCTTTGCCTTTGTAATCTCTTGGCTCTTTCACTTCAATGTACCCTCATGA
- the LOC132188114 gene encoding 7-deoxyloganetic acid glucosyltransferase-like — MGCKKKVLAVHVLVFPFPAQSHVSSMLKFAELLCLENLKVTFLNSHYIHDRLFRCTDVEARFANYPGLIRFKTIPDGLPEDHPRCGHDRFREMFESTRAVTKPLFREMMVSGELSLGSSTWSPVTCIVADGVMSFAIDVAKDIGIMSVAFRTISASCYRAYFSIPRLIEAGELPFQGNVDMDMPIEHVPGMEGFLRRRDLPGFCRSSNLADPILQFVISESQHNARADALIVNTFEDLEAPALAHIRTHIIPNTYAIGPLHSHLQTRLGGKTAVSLYTLWEADRNCLTWLDTQPSKSVVYVSFGSAVVMTRDQLLEFWYGLVNSKKRFLWVMRPDLVTGKDETPIPAELLERTSGVGCLVDWAPQEEVLGHRAIGGFLTHSGWNSTLESIVAGVPMICWPYFADQMVNSRFVSEAWKLGVDMKDLCNRGIVEKMVNDLMVERREEFVRSADEMARLARESVSRGGSSFCKLDRLIKDIRINSQRASKTSIIFDVNYPFNLNRS; from the exons atGGGGTGTAAAAAGAAAGTACtcgc TGTACATGTACTCGTCTTCCCCTTCCCAGCCCAGAGCCACGTAAGCAGCATGCTCAAATTCGCAGAGCTTCTCTGTTTAGAAAACCTCAAGGTCACCTTCCTCAACTCCCATTATATTCACGATCGCCTCTTCCGTTGCACTGACGTTGAAGCTCGTTTTGCAAACTATCCCGGATTAATCCGCTTCAAAACTATACCCGATGGGTTACCAGAAGACCACCCACGCTGCGGTCATGACCGATTTAGAGAGATGTTTGAATCGACAAGAGCTGTGACAAAGCCACTCTTCAGAGAGATGATGGTCTCTGGCGAACTGAGCTTGGGAAGTAGTACTTGGTCGCCGGTGACCTGCATTGTGGCTGACGGAGTAATGAGTTTTGCTATTGATGTGGCCAAGGATATCGGAATTATGAGCGTCGCTTTTCGTACCATTAGTGCTTCTTGCTACCGGGCTTATTTTAGTATTCCTCGACTCATTGAAGCAGGCGAGCTGCCCTTCCAAG GAAACGTGGACATGGATATGCCAATAGAGCACGTGCCCGGTATGGAGGGCTTTCTACGGCGCCGAGACCTCCCAGGATTCTGCCGGAGCAGCAACCTGGCCGACCCGATTCTCCAATTTGTTATTAGTGAGAGCCAGCATAACGCCAGAGCCGACGCGCTCATAGTCAACACGTTTGAAGACTTGGAAGCTCCTGCACTCGCCCACATACGCACCCACATCATCCCAAACACCTACGCTATCGGACCGCTCCACTCGCATTTACAAACAAGACTCGGAGGCAAAACGGCTGTCTCTTTATATACTCTTTGGGAAGCGGACAGAAACTGCCTGACGTGGCTGGACACGCAGCCCTCCAAATCAGTCGTTTACGTAAGCTTTGGAAGCGCTGTTGTGATGACGAGGGACCAGCTCTTGGAGTTTTGGTATGGTTTGGTTAATAGCAAGAAACGGTTCTTGTGGGTCATGCGGCCAGACTTGGTGACCGGAAAAGACGAAACGCCGATTCCGGCGGAGCTGCTGGAGAGGACGAGTGGGGTAGGGTGCTTGGTGGACTGGGCCCCGCAAGAGGAGGTACTGGGCCACCGAGCAATTGGCGGGTTTTTGACCCACAGTGGGTGGAACTCAACCTTAGAGAGCATAGTGGCTGGAGTGCCTATGATTTGCTGGCCTTACTTTGCGGATCAAATGGTGAACAGTAGGTTTGTGAGCGAGGCGTGGAAGCTTGGGGTGGACATGAAAGATTTGTGTAATAGAGGGATTGTGGAGAAGATGGTGAATGACCTGATGGTAGAGAGGAGGGAAGAGTTTGTAAGATCAGCGGATGAGATGGCTAGGTTGGCAAGAGAGAGTGTGAGCCGAGGTGGGTCCTCGTTTTGTAAATTGGACCGTCTGATCAAGGATATCAGGATCAATAGCCAGCGAGCCTCTAAGACAAGCATCATATTTGATGTTAATTACCCTTTCAATCTTAATCGATCATAA
- the LOC132187620 gene encoding 17.4 kDa class I heat shock protein-like, whose amino-acid sequence MSLVPSIFGRRSNVFDPFSLEVWDPFEGGFPFSFPQRSDFPSLSANETSSFAHAKVDWKETPTAHVFKADVPGLKKEEVKVEVEDGRVLQISGERSSEREDQTDTWHRVERSSGRFSRRFRLPENAKVEEVKAAMEDGVLTVTVPKVETKSNDVRSINISG is encoded by the coding sequence ATGTCGCTGGTTCCATCGATCTTCGGCCGCCGATCCAACGTGTTCGACCCGTTCTCACTGGAGGTTTGGGATCCATTCGAGGGCGGCTTCCCCTTTTCTTTCCCTCAGCGCTCCGATTTCCCCTCCCTCTCCGCCAACGAGACGTCGTCGTTCGCGCACGCGAAGGTGGACTGGAAGGAGACCCCGACGGCGCACGTGTTCAAGGCGGACGTGCCGGGGCTGAAGAAGGAGGAGGTGAAGGTGGAGGTGGAGGACGGTCGGGTGCTCCAGATCAGCGGCGAGCGGAGCAGCGAGCGCGAAGATCAGACGGACACCTGGCACCGCGTCGAGCGCAGCAGTGGGCGGTTCTCGAGGAGGTTCAGGTTGCCGGAGAACGCCAAGGTGGAGGAGGTCAAGGCCGCCATGGAGGACGGGGTGCTCACCGTGACCGTTCCCAAGGTGGAGACCAAGAGTAATGATGTCAGGTCCATTAACATTTCTGGCTAG
- the LOC132187059 gene encoding 18.1 kDa class I heat shock protein-like — protein MALSLFGGGRRSNVFDPFSLDVWDPFEGIPFVSNASSASREASALANVRIDWKETPEAHIIKADLPGLRKEEVKVEVDDGGVLKISGERHKEQEEKNDKWHRVERVTGKFVRRFRLPENTKIDQVKATMENGVLTVVVPKGEEKKPEVKSIEISG, from the coding sequence ATGGCGCTCAGCCTTTTCGGTGGCGGCCGGCGAAGCAACGTCTTCGACCCCTTCTCTCTAGACGTCTGGGATCCCTTTGAGGGCATCCCTTTCGTGAGCAACGCTTCCTCCGCGTCGCGGGAAGCCTCTGCTCTTGCCAACGTTCGCATCGACTGGAAAGAAACCCCGGAAGCGCACATTATCAAGGCCGATCTTCCAGGGCTGAGGAAGGAAGAGGTGAAGGTGGAGGTCGACGACGGTGGGGTGCTGAAGATAAGCGGGGAGAGGCACAAAGAGCAGGAGGAGAAGAACGACAAGTGGCACAGGGTTGAGAGGGTCACAGGAAAGTTCGTGAGGAGGTTCAGGTTGCCGGAGAATACCAAGATTGACCAGGTGAAGGCTACCATGGAGAATGGCGTGCTCACAGTGGTGGTGCCTAAGGGGGAGGAGAAGAAGCCTGAGGTCAAGTCTATTGAGATCTCGGGCTAG
- the LOC132188219 gene encoding 7-deoxyloganetic acid glucosyl transferase-like: MEQGLNAPPPPHVLIFPFPAQGHVNSMLKLAELLALAGIHVTFLNTDHNHDRLVRYTNVLARFACFPGFQFKTIPDGLPAENPRAGDHFMEMFGTLKSVTKPIFRKILSSGQSNSNTSRRPVSCIIADGILSFPIDVGDELGIPVIHFRTISACSFWAYFRIPDIIDAGELPIRGNGDMDRLITSVPDMETFLRCRDLPSYCRVSDLADPNLQLAADETRQSPRARALVLNTFEELEGPVLSHIRTHCPKIYTLGPLHLLLKLKLGYKTTTLHSQSSNSLFEVDRSCMTWLDAQPLNSVIYVSFGSITKMTKKELMEFWYGLVNSKKRFLWVIRPDMVDGKDGDGQTPAELVEGTKERGYMVGWAPQEEVLAHPAVGGFFTHSGWNSTLESIVAGVPMICWPYFADQQVNSRFVSEVWKLGMDMKDVCDRVTVEKMVNDLTVEKREEFLKSTVKMSRLARESVSESGSSYCNFERLIEDIRLMRQGAK, translated from the exons ATGGAACAAGGCCTAAATGCGCCGCCGCCGCCCCATGTTCTCATTTTTCCCTTCCCGGCTCAGGGACATGTCAACTCCATGCTCAAGCTAGCCGAGCTTCTTGCCCTTGCCGGCATCCACGTCACCTTCCTCAACACAGATCACAACCACGATCGCCTCGTGCGTTACACCAACGTCCTAGCCCGTTTCGCATGCTTTCCTGGATTTCAATTCAAGACCATCCCCGACGGCCTTCCGGCCGAAAACCCACGAGCCGGCGACCACTTCATGGAGATGTTTGGTACCTTAAAATCGGTAACTAAGCCTATATTTAGAAAGATACTGTCTTCGGGTCAATCAAATTCAAATACTAGTAGACGGCCAGTGAGTTGCATCATAGCTGATGGGATCTTGAGCTTTCCTATTGACGTCGGCGACGAACTTGGCATTCCCGTCATTCATTTCCGTACCATCAGTGCTTGCTCCTTCTGGGCTTACTTTCGCATTCCAGATATAATTGACGCCGGCGAGCTTCCTATCAGAG GAAATGGAGACATGGATCGCCTTATAACCAGCGTGCCAGATATGGAAACTTTTCTCCGGTGCCGAGACCTCCCGAGTTATTGCCGAGTCAGCGACCTGGCAGACCCGAATCTCCAACTCGCTGCTGATGAGACCAGACAATCCCCCAGAGCCCGTGCTCTCGTACTCAACACGTTTGAAGAACTCGAAGGACCTGTACTCTCCCATATACGCACTCACTGTCCCAAAATATATACCCTTGGACCCCTCCATTTACTCTTGAAACTCAAACTTGGATACAAAACGACCACGTTGCACTCTCAGTCCTCGAACAGCCTCTTCGAAGTGGACAGAAGCTGCATGACGTGGCTTGACGCTCAACCATTGAACTCTGTAATCTACGTCAGCTTTGGAAGCATtacaaaaatgacaaagaagGAGCTGATGGAGTTTTGGTATGGTTTGGTTAATAGCAAAAAGCGGTTCTTGTGGGTAATACGGCCGGACATGGTGGACGGAAAAGATGGGGACGGTCAGACTCCGGCGGAGCTGGTGGAGGGGACGAAGGAGAGGGGGTACATGGTGGGTTGGGCCCCACAAGAGGAGGTCCTGGCCCACCCGGCCGTTGGTGGGTTTTTCACCCACAGTGGGTGGAACTCAACCTTGGAGAGTATAGTGGCTGGGGTTCCCATGATTTGCTGGCCTTACTTTGCGGATCAGCAAGTGAATAGCAGGTTTGTGAGTGAGGTTTGGAAGCTTGGGATGGACATGAAGGATGTCTGCGACAGAGTTACTGTGGAAAAGATGGTGAATGATCTGACGGTGGAGAAGAGGGAGGAGTTTCTAAAATCAACGGTTAAGATGTCTAGGTTGGCCAGAGAAAGTGTGAGTGAGAGTGGATCCTCGTATTGCAATTTCGAGCGTTTGATCGAGGATATAAGGTTGATGCGCCAGGGTGCTAAATAA